In Cryptomeria japonica chromosome 5, Sugi_1.0, whole genome shotgun sequence, the genomic window ATTGGAGAGGTTTCAATGGAGTGATAAACTAATAAGAGTGAAGCTTAaattatagttaaaatattataGAAATAGAATTTTTATGTTGATATATAATACATGATATATAGCGAATATTGACCATTGTATAAAATAACTATTTtgaattgttaattttttttattgaataatttATGAGATACAAGTCTCTTATGCCAATTCACCCATAAACTAAAAAATaaatgataaacaaaataaattaacacaaaaataaataaataaataaattcacaaTTACAATTATTATGTCAAGAGGTGTAACTAAGTGGCAGCAAGGGATAAGATGTTTAAGATGTTTCAACTCTTAAAATATAGTAACTATAAAATAAATCTCAAGTAAATAAATGACccttctttcaacataagcatctCATAAAAAGTAAAATATAAAGATAACTATCATTTCAATGTTTGATAATTTGTGATGTAAATTTTTTATTCTAAAATACTACttactaattttaatttttatttgtttaagtacataattatttactattttgtttatcaaattacataataagtattttttattataatagtaAAAGTGTCCCATGGTGTAGCATTGTTGGTTAAGGGCTTTGGGTGTCCCATATAAGTCCCGAGGTTGATTTGCCGCAGTACCCCCATTTGTGTCCTCACTGGTTCATAACTCCAGGTCAAAAGCATTTAccccttaaataaataaaaaaattacttcCATAAtgatattttacatagattttctaaaaataaatatattagttaataaaatataatttttttaatcaaatgcacttatattcttcctttactttctaaatttctaaattgttggaaattaaaacatttatttttaaACTTTGGTAAAATTAATTTATAATACACATTCAAATTgctttgataaaaataaaatatcttctCAAGTAAATAAATTTTGGATCCACATTAATTTTCTTATGCCAAAACATAGCATGGGTAATTTTCATAATCAACTGATATGATTGATCTTTTATCATCGTGAGTGTGAGGATGaactctttattttatttttgtggttttaTTGAGATTACTTCACCAAACATTCCTATGCCGTGTTGACTGTGATGATGAACTCTCTCGTTCCTTCTCTCTAAATTCACTTTTTCTTCAAACTTTCCATCTCCTCCACTGCCGTGCTTGACTGAACAAATATAACGTTCCTCTTAATTTCCCCCTCCATCagtttttcttcaaattttctatcTTGCCCACTGCCTTGCCCTTTAAATATTCCTCGCCTTGCACATTCATTTCACAGAAGCCTTTGGGATTCGCAAAGTGAGGTGTTTCTTCTATTCTCTCATACTGAGAATTATAATGAAAATGGGTTTGGGCATTTGGGTGGTGTTGCTGCTGTTGCCTATTATCTGCTGCTCTGCATGTTTTGAAGACGAGAGAAAATCTCTATTGGATTTCAAGAAAGGCCTTAACTTCACTTCCTCTTATCGCAAGTTGGAATCGTGGAGAGGGTTGAACTGCTGCGCTTGGGAGGGAGTGGGCTGCCACCCACGCACTGCCCATGTCCTCTCCTTAGATCTTCACTTCTTTGAATGGAGTGAAATTCGAGGGAGGCTATTCCAACTGCTAAATTTGGAGCACTTGGACCTCTCTGAGAATAATCTTACTATGGCAGGAGATACTTTGTTGCGGAGCATTGCCTCTCTCACCAATCTCACAACAATTACCATGGCAAGTTGTGGACTATCTGGAGAAATTCCTCCCTCCTTTGCGAATCTCTCACGGCTTCAACGGTTGGACCTTTCAGGAAACTCATTAAGAGGTAAGATCCCGGCCTTTGGTGGATCTCTGCCTTTGTCAGAGTTTTATCTTTCTGATAATAATTTGGAAGGTTCTCTCCCCTCATCTTTAGGTGGCCTCTCAAAATTGACAGTTCTCCATCTCCATGGAAACAAATTAAATGGTACCATTCCATCTACTCTGAGTAATATCTCAACCTTGTGGGTGCTCTATCTGCACGATAATTCTTTGATTGGTCCAATCCCAACTTCCTTTGGTAAGCTATCCAAGCTAGGGTATCTTGACTTGTCCAACAACAGGTTGAATGGAactttctcattttttattttgaaCAATTGCCCCAAACTTGATCTTTTGGATCTCTCAGGCAATATGTTGACCATCAAAGTGAACACCTCTGTCATTCCCAAATTTCAACTTACCTGCTTAGCTTTGCATCAATGTAATATTAGAGGAAATTTTCCCACATTTGTTTCAACTCAATATGTCATTGAATACTTAGATTTGTCAAATAACTCTCTCAGTGGCTTTATTCCAAATTGGCTTTGGGAAATCACATCCCTTTTTCACATAGACTTGTCAAATAACTTATTTGATGGTTCAATCCCAAAATATGTAGATCTTGATTTTCTATCATTGGCAAAAAATAATCTTAGTGGTTCTATTTTAGATTCTATTTTTGAATCGGAGAGTTTGAGTATTTTAGACTTGTCAAATAATAGATTAAGTGGTAGGATTCCCCAGTGTCTAAAGAACTGCGCTAATTTGTCTACATTGAATctagagaaaaataatttaaatgggATGATACCAAATCTATGTAAGAGAATGAGTTCTCTTGAGGTATTGAAATTAGGAGACAATGCACTTGAAGGGCAAGTTACATCGTGGCTTGGAAACTGTAAGAGTCTAAAAATTCTTGATTTGCGAAATAATAATTTGCAAGGAAACATTTCAGATTGGATTAAAAGATTGCACAATCTCCAAGTTTtaagtttaaaaaataataaatttaacgATGAAATTCCATTGCAATTAAATAAGCtgcaaaatcttcaaattttggacttgtcaaacaataattttttaGGGTCTATTCCAATTGACTTTATGAAGTTAACTGCAATGGCAAATCAATCAGAAAACAAAGAGACCCTTCAACAAGAATATAGATTTAACAATATTTATGAAAACTATTATTATGTAGATGAAATAATAGTTAAGAATAAAGGACGAGATATGGAGTTTGCAAAAATTCTAAGATTAGTAAAATGTCTCGACCTCTCTAACAATAATTTGTCTGGTAACATTCCTAAAAATATTGGATCACTCAAAGGTTTAGTTATTCTCAACATTTCAAGAAATAATTTCAATGGAGAGATTCCTAAATTCATTGGAGATATGATACTGTTGGAATCGCTTGATCTTTCACAAAACAAACTATCTGGGGCTATTCCTACTGAATTGCAATTTCTCACATCCTTAAGTTACTTTGATGTGTCTTATAATTACCTATCAGGGATGATACCACAAGGAGGACAAATGATGACATTTGATTCAGCATACTTCTCCAACAATTTAGGCCTATGTGGCCTACAAATCTATGTGTCATGCTTAAGTAACCCGCCTGATTCTCCAAAGGaacatgaagaaaatgatgagGATATAGAGGATGATATATGGTGGGATGTAGGAATGGCAACAGGTTATGTAATTAGCTTTTCAATTGTAATGGGAATGTTGTGGGTTAACAAAACCTGTAGCATCATGTGCTTCAAATTCATGGATGGTATTATAATTGGCCTATTCCAAACAATGTGAGAGCAATTCTTCTCTTAAATGTTGGATCATTTATGCTCTACTTTTGATCAATAAGCTAATCATGCAACATGTATTGTCATATTGCATGCTGCAGAGTGCCAAATACATGGAACAATAGCAATTTTGTGATGTATGTTAAAAGCTATGAAGCATATTTTGTGTCAAATTTTATAAATTTTGTTTGGAAATTGttcaattatttattcatgttttaTAATTTGAGGTTTAGTACTATTTTTCAGTAAGATTGAATTGATTTATGTTGTATTGACATTATTTGGTGGTGATATTAGATTTCAACGGAAGCTAGAAGATTATTTTTGATGATCAATATGTAATAATATCATTTTTGTTTGGTACTTTCTCAGATAAATATTAATGCTAAAGGTTTACTAAGTACAATAATATTCCCGCCTGTAATAATTATTGATGGAGTAGTTATTAATAGATAAAGTGGtttttaattgaaattaaattaatcattaaagatttaatattaataaaatatataccttGTTGAAATGAATATTGTGCAGTTTGTCCGGTCTTTCCAGTCTTTGCAGATATTTGAAACTTTGCTTCTTCAATTATTCTTTGGcagataaattttttatttatttacaaaatgtGTTTAATTGCAGTGTGGTAAATATCTTTCCTTTTCACCATGATTCTTTTGCTTGCACACAATCCCCACATCTCATTCATTTCTTCAAGCATTTATTTATTAATCAATGTGctgcaaaagaaaaaaaatataatgaagactaAAAGATATTAGTGTTAAAGCCGTACATCTTTCTGCAAGGCCAGAATGAATTTGTTCTTGTTTTTAGGTTGGTATAAGATAAAAGTTCTAAAAAATTATAAACATCAATTACTAGTCTTAAATCACACATATTAAACAATATATTAAATCTAAAAAATGTCAATCAATTTTTAATGTTCAATACTTTTAAACTGAAAAATCAATACTTTAAACTGAAAAATCAAtacttaatatatattatttaagccGTATAATCATGTTTTTTGAACGATTCCAATCCACTGCAGCTTATTGATCTATTTGGCAAGCAATTTCGCCTGATCTTTAATACTAATACACTTTTACAAACATGACACAGTTTGTTTGAAGCTCATCAATGCCGCCAAAAGCAAGAGCCTCAGTTTATGCCTGCCACGTAATTCTCAAAGAAAAGAGAAATGATTCTGTACAGTAAGTGCACATGATTAGATGTCAATGGTATAGAAAGTAGAAACTCTTTTGATAATAATTTGACaggaaaaatttaatatttatttgttggTATTCAATGAGATAAGATATCTTTAGATTTTTATAGATTTTCTTATTTCTATGTTATTTCAAATGGAAGTAGTGACTacatgaaatttaaaatttaagatgatttactTTGCTTGAATATCTTATCAATTTTTGTGATACAAATAAATAAACATAATCTAATTTAGAAACAATAACAAGAATTAATATAAATTGTAAAAATCTAATATCTTTGATCTTACCAAGTGTTTACTTGATCCATTGCACTTTTCAAATCACATTCAATGTTTAggtaaaagaaagaaataaatgcaaTGACTTTTAAAATTTTACTATCATTAAAGatgtaaaattaaaaataaaaatattaatttcataATGAGAATATCCAACATGAATCAAGAGATAAAAGaccaaataatatttttaaatttattaaataaaaaatagtaattTTTTAACTCTTTAATATACAATCTTGTAGCGATGGCATGGAGTTTCCAAGTCTTTCCTCAACGACCAGAATAGAGGGGCTTTCCCTAGAGTCGAAGCTTTATGCGCCCATGGCAGGCTAACAGACATCTTCATTGGTCAAACAAAGGAGccaaaggacaaagaagattgAGTTTGAAACACCAAAACAATGACTTGCACTAGAATGTTGGGAATCCTAGGCCCTCAAGGCCATCGGGTCTTCAAAATGTTGGTCAAACCAAGTTTTCTAACTTGGACTCTTGGGCAAGCAAAGTGGCTACTGGTCCAAATAACATTCCTCTTCAAACTAGAAAGCACAACTTTGCCAGGACCAAAGAGTGTTTTCCCCCAGAAAAGCAGGCACATTCTTGGCACCCCCACTCTCATATCAGTACTCAGAGAGAGCTAGTTATTCACAGAGCTGATGGGGTTTCTGGAATTAGAAAGCCTTTTCCTCCTTGGCAAATCCCACCTTTTGATTCTTagcttcaaaaatggaaaatgaaaagtATGGGGATTAAGCTTTTTGTCCTTCCCTCGGATTCTATAAACCCAACAGTTGGTCGCTACCAGGAAAATGCCCTCTTTTCTCAATGGTGTGGCTATCGTGGGGATAACAATGAAATCATGTCTTGGTGGACATCCTCATTCCAAGGAATGATCTCTATCCGACCTTTGTAGAATGATTTTTTCTTCATAGAATGTGCAAACTCAACCCTGAAAGAAGCTATCATCCATGAAAGCCCTCTCTTCTTTCAGGGCTCAAACTTCCACTTCCTAGACTGAAAAATAGGCTTCAACAATCCTGCAAACCACAGATTCCATAAATCCCCAGGATGGCTTTCTTTAGTAGAGCTACCTTGTGAGTTTTGGTATCCGAATGCACTTTTGAAGATAGGAGATGCTTTAGGATCCCTAGTGGGCATTGAGGAAGACTTCTTGAATGGTCTTAAAGGAGATGTGGCTAATATATATGTGAAAATAGATTTAAAGAATAGTTTCTATAGCGAGTTAGAGATAATATCAGAGGTTGGCAGATGGAAGCAGAAAGTTCAGAGACTGGGGGAGGAGATTCCTGGTAGATGCATCCTTCAAAATTAAATAGTGCTCAACCCCTCTATGGCAGGTGCTAGAGGCCCTCTCTCTCTTCACCAAATAGTAGCAGTACCCAAAAATGATGATAAGGGCCTAGAGCCAGGAAACAATGGAAAGGCTTCTCAAGCAGATACACCTGCAATGGATGCCTCTTGCCAAAAACAAACTTCAAAACCCCCTCAGTTTTCTGATGCTTTGGAAGAGAATATTAAAtctctttctcttttggga contains:
- the LOC131050964 gene encoding receptor-like protein 19 isoform X1; translated protein: MKMGLGIWVVLLLLPIICCSACFEDERKSLLDFKKGLNFTSSYRKLESWRGLNCCAWEGVGCHPRTAHVLSLDLHFFEWSEIRGRLFQLLNLEHLDLSENNLTMAGDTLLRSIASLTNLTTITMASCGLSGEIPPSFANLSRLQRLDLSGNSLRGKIPAFGGSLPLSEFYLSDNNLEGSLPSSLGGKLNGTIPSTLSNISTLWVLYLHDNSLIGPIPTSFGKLSKLGYLDLSNNRLNGTFSFFILNNCPKLDLLDLSGNMLTIKVNTSVIPKFQLTCLALHQCNIRGNFPTFVSTQYVIEYLDLSNNSLSGFIPNWLWEITSLFHIDLSNNLFDGSIPKYVDLDFLSLAKNNLSGSILDSIFESESLSILDLSNNRLSGRIPQCLKNCANLSTLNLEKNNLNGMIPNLCKRMSSLEVLKLGDNALEGQVTSWLGNCKSLKILDLRNNNLQGNISDWIKRLHNLQVLSLKNNKFNDEIPLQLNKLQNLQILDLSNNNFLGSIPIDFMKLTAMANQSENKETLQQEYRFNNIYENYYYVDEIIVKNKGRDMEFAKILRLVKCLDLSNNNLSGNIPKNIGSLKGLVILNISRNNFNGEIPKFIGDMILLESLDLSQNKLSGAIPTELQFLTSLSYFDVSYNYLSGMIPQGGQMMTFDSAYFSNNLGLCGLQIYVSCLSNPPDSPKEHEENDEDIEDDIWWDVGMATGYVISFSIVMGMLWVNKTCSIMCFKFMDGIIIGLFQTM
- the LOC131050964 gene encoding receptor-like protein 47 isoform X2 gives rise to the protein MKMGLGIWVVLLLLPIICCSACFEDERKSLLDFKKGLNFTSSYRKLESWRGLNCCAWEGVGCHPRTAHVLSLDLHFFEWSEIRGRLFQLLNLEHLDLSENNLTMAGDTLLRSIASLTNLTTITMASCGLSGEIPPSFANLSRLQRLDLSGNSLRGMIPQGGQMMTFDSAYFSNNLGLCGLQIYVSCLSNPPDSPKEHEENDEDIEDDIWWDVGMATGYVISFSIVMGMLWVNKTCSIMCFKFMDGIIIGLFQTM